A part of Chthonomonadales bacterium genomic DNA contains:
- a CDS encoding deoxyribonuclease IV, which yields MSEDDGEPGRLLGAHMPTAGGPASSLVSGHKIGCTAVQLFTGNPRQWAHPPLRDEAIDAFREARQATGIGCVVAHDSYLINLAAPDFEILDRSRKAFRRELERADALGIPWVVTHMGAHLGSGEEMGLEVLTASVLGLLDETEGMCAGIALENTAGQGTCLGWRFEHLARVMEGAGAHVRLGACFDTCHAFAAGYDVSSPEGYEATIERLAAVVGLQALKVVHANDAKRPLGSRVDRHEHIGRGYIGMAAFARLLRDERLRRVPVIVETPDAETMHRVNVARLRRLAAGGTMGVQVKVRFFGHFSEMGLDGLELDVPGGSTVAGLASEIASRDARFERLARYCRAAVNEEYAGSDAVLQEGDEVAFIPPMSGG from the coding sequence ATGAGCGAAGACGACGGCGAACCCGGTCGGCTTCTTGGCGCGCACATGCCCACGGCCGGCGGCCCGGCGAGTAGCCTGGTTTCGGGCCACAAGATCGGGTGCACGGCGGTGCAACTCTTCACGGGCAATCCGCGCCAGTGGGCGCACCCACCGCTCAGGGACGAGGCGATCGACGCGTTCCGAGAGGCGCGGCAGGCCACGGGAATCGGTTGCGTGGTGGCGCACGACTCCTATCTGATCAACCTCGCCGCCCCGGACTTCGAGATTCTCGATCGCTCGCGCAAGGCCTTTCGGCGCGAGTTGGAGCGCGCCGACGCGCTCGGCATCCCATGGGTGGTCACCCACATGGGCGCGCACCTCGGGAGCGGCGAGGAGATGGGCCTGGAGGTGCTCACGGCAAGCGTGCTCGGGTTGCTCGATGAGACGGAGGGGATGTGCGCGGGCATCGCGTTGGAGAACACCGCGGGACAGGGCACGTGCCTGGGTTGGCGATTCGAGCACCTGGCCCGCGTGATGGAGGGCGCCGGCGCCCACGTGCGCCTCGGCGCTTGCTTCGATACCTGCCATGCGTTCGCCGCGGGCTACGACGTCTCGAGCCCGGAGGGCTACGAGGCCACCATTGAACGCCTGGCGGCCGTGGTCGGCCTGCAGGCGCTGAAGGTGGTTCACGCCAACGACGCGAAGCGGCCGCTGGGCAGCCGCGTCGACCGCCACGAGCACATTGGGCGCGGGTACATTGGCATGGCCGCCTTCGCGCGCTTGCTGCGCGACGAGCGTCTGCGGCGCGTGCCGGTCATCGTGGAGACGCCCGACGCCGAGACGATGCACCGGGTGAACGTGGCGCGGCTCAGGAGGCTGGCCGCGGGGGGGACGATGGGCGTGCAGGTGAAGGTGCGGTTCTTCGGGCACTTCTCCGAGATGGGGTTGGACGGGCTGGAACTCGACGTGCCGGGCGGCTCCACCGTGGCGGGGTTGGCGAGTGAGATCGCCTCGCGCGACGCGCGCTTCGAGCGACTGGCCCGCTACTGCCGAGCGGCCGTCAACGAGGAGTACGCGGGGAGCGACGCGGTGCTTCAGGAGGGTGACGAGGTGGCGTTCATCCCGCCGATGAGCGGCGGGTAG